The following are from one region of the Methanofastidiosum sp. genome:
- a CDS encoding RHS repeat protein, translated as MIKKTAADGITSYRYDGVGRLAGVAYPSGETVGYEYDFFGNRTAQTVSLGERVAERTRYSYDPANKL; from the coding sequence TTGATCAAGAAGACCGCGGCGGACGGGATTACATCGTACAGATACGACGGGGTGGGGCGACTAGCCGGCGTCGCATACCCGAGTGGAGAGACGGTCGGTTATGAGTACGACTTCTTCGGGAACAGGACGGCTCAGACAGTTTCCCTGGGGGAGAGGGTCGCGGAGAGGACCAGGTACTCCTACGACCCGGCGAACAAGCT
- a CDS encoding PQQ-like beta-propeller repeat protein yields MRIENIEDGFMEIIENGVIEKVVCKYDGICTVYFYDKPPKELNVGCSSYNSQYGIPVSVDGSKLFVGSWEKGLGGKEKGLLAYDIASGSLLWRLAEGKIRSIFVYSNYLIVLKAGASIMKLNIDSGVVLEQIKSSAIEHLFDLGFPYALVDAIAGKLSVVDVEEMLIVRKYGSQIVNPSNCLSVLIQDAALHGEALTIYGVEDYPDKNYQLSGPQKFERVIDKNFNAL; encoded by the coding sequence ATGCGTATAGAAAATATTGAAGATGGTTTCATGGAAATAATCGAAAATGGAGTCATAGAAAAGGTGGTTTGTAAGTATGACGGAATATGTACGGTTTATTTCTATGATAAACCGCCCAAAGAGCTGAATGTTGGATGTTCATCTTATAACAGCCAGTATGGGATACCTGTATCTGTGGATGGGAGCAAATTGTTTGTCGGCAGTTGGGAGAAGGGCTTAGGCGGCAAAGAAAAGGGTCTACTTGCTTATGATATTGCATCTGGCTCTTTACTCTGGAGATTGGCAGAAGGAAAAATAAGGTCAATCTTTGTATATTCAAACTACCTCATTGTTCTAAAAGCAGGCGCTTCTATCATGAAACTAAATATTGACAGTGGAGTTGTATTAGAGCAAATTAAAAGTTCTGCTATTGAACATCTTTTTGATTTAGGATTTCCATACGCATTAGTTGATGCAATCGCAGGGAAATTAAGCGTTGTTGATGTTGAAGAAATGCTCATTGTCAGAAAATACGGTTCCCAAATAGTCAATCCGTCGAATTGTCTGTCAGTTCTTATTCAAGATGCAGCCCTGCACGGAGAGGCGTTAACTATTTATGGAGTCGAGGATTATCCTGATAAAAACTATCAATTATCTGGTCCCCAAAAGTTTGAGCGGGTCATTGATAAAAACTTCAATGCGTTGTAA